In one Triplophysa dalaica isolate WHDGS20190420 chromosome 9, ASM1584641v1, whole genome shotgun sequence genomic region, the following are encoded:
- the slc5a2 gene encoding sodium/glucose cotransporter 2 isoform X3 produces the protein MTWWPVGTSLFASNIGSGHFVGLAGTAAASGIAVGSFEWNALFIVLLLGWVFVPVYLTAGVITMPQYLKKRFGGSRISLYLSVISLFLYIFTKISVDMFSGAVFIQQALGWNIYVAVIALLCITALYTVTGGLAALMYTDTVQTFVIIAGAFVLMGFSFHEVGGYSALLEKYSSALPSQTLSLKPLEYNISKHCYTPREDAFNLLRDPTTGDLPWPGVILGIAIIGSWYWCSDQVIVQRCLAARSLTHVKAGCILCGYLKLLPMFLMVIPGMISRVLYPDEVGCVVPEVCKEVCGTEVGCSNIAYPKLVVSVMPTGLRGLMLAVMLAALMSSLASIFNSSSTLFTMDIWTRIRPQARDSELMVVGRVWILCIVGISICWIPVVQAAQSGQLFDYIQSVTSYLAPPIAAVFFLAIFVKRINESGAFWGLMGGLAIGLCRMIPEFAYGSGSCLFPSSCPKIICGVHYLYFAIILFFCTAILVLILSYCTPPIEDIHLHRLVFSLRHSKEERIDLDWEEEERGRNARREAEENKRAVTDEEQNEGGERSIIRKIIGWFCGTNDTQAPEPTEEEFAKASKQLPDISENPLWRNMVNANALIMMSVAVFCWGFYA, from the exons ATGACGTGGTGGCCT GTGGGAACATCTCTTTTCGCCAGCAACATTGGCAGTGGCCATTTTGTTGGCCTTGCTGGTACAGCGGCAGCTAGTGGAATAGCCGTCGGGAGTTTTGAATGGAAT gcattatttattgttttgctgCTGGGCTGGGTGTTCGTCCCTGTTTATTTAACTGCAGGG GTGATTACAATGCCCCAGTACCTCAAGAAAAGATTTGGAGGGTCTAGAATTAGTCTGTACCTCTCTGtcatttcactttttctttacattttcacaaagaTTTCT GTGGATATGTTCTCAGGAGCGGTGTTTATACAACAGGCTCTTGGATGGAATATCTATGTTGCAGTAATTGCATTACTCTGTATAACAGCACTATATACTGTAACAG GAGGGCTGGCAGCGCTCATGTATACAGATACAGTCCAGACCTTTGTTATCATTGCTGGAGCTTTCGTCCTCATGGGATTCT CCTTCCATGAAGTTGGAGGTTACAGTGCTTTACTTGAGAAGTACAGCTCAGCTTTACCATCTCAGACACTGTCTCTCAAACCTCTGGAATATAACATCTCCAAACATTGCTACACTCCACGTGAGGATGCCTTTAATCTGCTCAGAGATCCCACGACTGGAGATCTGCCGTGGCCCGGTGTCATACTTGGCATTGCAATTATTGGTAGCTGGTACTGGTGTTCCGATCAG gTGATTGTGCAGCGATGTTTGGCCGCCCGTAGTCTGACTCATGTTAAGGCTGGATGTATATTGTGTGGGTATCTGAAACTGCTCCCCATGTTTCTCATGGTGATTCCAGGCATGATCAGCAGAGTGCTTTACCCtg ATGAGGTGGGCTGTGTGGTACCAGAGGTCTGCAAGGAAGTGTGCGGCACAGAGGTTGGTTGCTCCAACATTGCCTACCCCAAACTTGTGGTTTCAGTTATGCCAACAg GTCTCCGAGGTTTAATGTTGGCAGTCATGTTAGCAGCACTCATGAGTTCTCTAGCATCTATCTTCAACAGCAGCAGCACCTTGTTTACCATGGACATTTGGACTCGGATCCGACCTCAAGCTAGAGACTCAGAACTCATGGTTGTCGGAAG GGTTTGGATACTCTGCATTGTTGGCATAAGCATTTGCTGGATCCCAGTGGTCCAAGCAGCCCAAAGTGGTCAACTGTTTGACTATATTCAATCTGTGACTAGCTACTTAGCACCACCTATTGCAGCAGTCTTCTTCCTTGCCATTTTTGTAAAGAGGATCAATGAGTCA GGGGCTTTCTGGGGCCTGATGGGAGGACTGGCTATTGGTCTCTGCCGCATGATACCCGAGTTTGCCTATGGTTCAGGAAGCTGTCTATTCCCCTCTAGCTGCCCGAAAATTATATGTGGAGTCCATTACCTATATTTTGCCATTATCCTATTCTTCTGTACTGCTATCCTGGTGCTAATCCTAAGCTACTGCACTCCACCTATAGAAGACATACAC CTTCATCGCCTTGTGTTCAGCTTACGGCACTCTAAAGAAGAAAGGATCGATCTGGACTGGGAAGAGGAAGAGCGGGGTAGGAATGCCAGAAGAGAGGCAGAGGAAAATAAAAGGGCAGTAACGGATGAGGAACAAA ATGAAGGTGGTGAAAGATCTATAATCAGGAAGATAATCGGTTGGTTTTGTGGCACAAACGACACTCAGGCCCCAGAGCCCACAGAAGAGGAATTTGCCAAAGCTTCAAAACAACTGCCTGACATAAGCGAAAACCCTCTGTGGAGGAATATGGTCAATGCTAATGCTTTAATAATGATGTCTGTTGCTGTATTTTGCTGGGGGTTCTATGCATGA
- the slc5a2 gene encoding sodium/glucose cotransporter 2 isoform X2: protein MKNGTENHVTINNPADISVIIGYFVLVIAVGIWSTLRTNRGTVGGYFLAGRTMTWWPVGTSLFASNIGSGHFVGLAGTAAASGIAVGSFEWNALFIVLLLGWVFVPVYLTAGVITMPQYLKKRFGGSRISLYLSVISLFLYIFTKISVDMFSGAVFIQQALGWNIYVAVIALLCITALYTVTGGLAALMYTDTVQTFVIIAGAFVLMGFSFHEVGGYSALLEKYSSALPSQTLSLKPLEYNISKHCYTPREDAFNLLRDPTTGDLPWPGVILGIAIIGSWYWCSDQVIVQRCLAARSLTHVKAGCILCGYLKLLPMFLMVIPGMISRVLYPDEVGCVVPEVCKEVCGTEVGCSNIAYPKLVVSVMPTGLRGLMLAVMLAALMSSLASIFNSSSTLFTMDIWTRIRPQARDSELMVVGRVWILCIVGISICWIPVVQAAQSGQLFDYIQSVTSYLAPPIAAVFFLAIFVKRINESGAFWGLMGGLAIGLCRMIPEFAYGSGSCLFPSSCPKIICGVHYLYFAIILFFCTAILVLILSYCTPPIEDIHLHRLVFSLRHSKEERIDLDWEEEERGRNARREAEENKRAVTDEEQNEGGERSIIRKIIGWFCGTNDTQAPEPTEEEFAKASKQLPDISENPLWRNMVNANALIMMSVAVFCWGFYA from the exons atgaaaaacgGTACAGAGAACCATGTCACCATCAACAATCCTGCTGACATCAGCGTGATCATTGGCTATTTTGTGTTGGTTATTGCTGTAGGAATATGG TCTACGTTAAGGACTAATCGTGGTACAGTGGGTGGGTACTTTCTTGCTGGTCGCACAATGACGTGGTGGCCT GTGGGAACATCTCTTTTCGCCAGCAACATTGGCAGTGGCCATTTTGTTGGCCTTGCTGGTACAGCGGCAGCTAGTGGAATAGCCGTCGGGAGTTTTGAATGGAAT gcattatttattgttttgctgCTGGGCTGGGTGTTCGTCCCTGTTTATTTAACTGCAGGG GTGATTACAATGCCCCAGTACCTCAAGAAAAGATTTGGAGGGTCTAGAATTAGTCTGTACCTCTCTGtcatttcactttttctttacattttcacaaagaTTTCT GTGGATATGTTCTCAGGAGCGGTGTTTATACAACAGGCTCTTGGATGGAATATCTATGTTGCAGTAATTGCATTACTCTGTATAACAGCACTATATACTGTAACAG GAGGGCTGGCAGCGCTCATGTATACAGATACAGTCCAGACCTTTGTTATCATTGCTGGAGCTTTCGTCCTCATGGGATTCT CCTTCCATGAAGTTGGAGGTTACAGTGCTTTACTTGAGAAGTACAGCTCAGCTTTACCATCTCAGACACTGTCTCTCAAACCTCTGGAATATAACATCTCCAAACATTGCTACACTCCACGTGAGGATGCCTTTAATCTGCTCAGAGATCCCACGACTGGAGATCTGCCGTGGCCCGGTGTCATACTTGGCATTGCAATTATTGGTAGCTGGTACTGGTGTTCCGATCAG gTGATTGTGCAGCGATGTTTGGCCGCCCGTAGTCTGACTCATGTTAAGGCTGGATGTATATTGTGTGGGTATCTGAAACTGCTCCCCATGTTTCTCATGGTGATTCCAGGCATGATCAGCAGAGTGCTTTACCCtg ATGAGGTGGGCTGTGTGGTACCAGAGGTCTGCAAGGAAGTGTGCGGCACAGAGGTTGGTTGCTCCAACATTGCCTACCCCAAACTTGTGGTTTCAGTTATGCCAACAg GTCTCCGAGGTTTAATGTTGGCAGTCATGTTAGCAGCACTCATGAGTTCTCTAGCATCTATCTTCAACAGCAGCAGCACCTTGTTTACCATGGACATTTGGACTCGGATCCGACCTCAAGCTAGAGACTCAGAACTCATGGTTGTCGGAAG GGTTTGGATACTCTGCATTGTTGGCATAAGCATTTGCTGGATCCCAGTGGTCCAAGCAGCCCAAAGTGGTCAACTGTTTGACTATATTCAATCTGTGACTAGCTACTTAGCACCACCTATTGCAGCAGTCTTCTTCCTTGCCATTTTTGTAAAGAGGATCAATGAGTCA GGGGCTTTCTGGGGCCTGATGGGAGGACTGGCTATTGGTCTCTGCCGCATGATACCCGAGTTTGCCTATGGTTCAGGAAGCTGTCTATTCCCCTCTAGCTGCCCGAAAATTATATGTGGAGTCCATTACCTATATTTTGCCATTATCCTATTCTTCTGTACTGCTATCCTGGTGCTAATCCTAAGCTACTGCACTCCACCTATAGAAGACATACAC CTTCATCGCCTTGTGTTCAGCTTACGGCACTCTAAAGAAGAAAGGATCGATCTGGACTGGGAAGAGGAAGAGCGGGGTAGGAATGCCAGAAGAGAGGCAGAGGAAAATAAAAGGGCAGTAACGGATGAGGAACAAA ATGAAGGTGGTGAAAGATCTATAATCAGGAAGATAATCGGTTGGTTTTGTGGCACAAACGACACTCAGGCCCCAGAGCCCACAGAAGAGGAATTTGCCAAAGCTTCAAAACAACTGCCTGACATAAGCGAAAACCCTCTGTGGAGGAATATGGTCAATGCTAATGCTTTAATAATGATGTCTGTTGCTGTATTTTGCTGGGGGTTCTATGCATGA
- the si:dkey-260j18.2 gene encoding kelch-like protein diablo isoform X2, with protein MNAGIGGTVTWRPQPWQDADRGGGEPLSDSDSEEEDFPDDHTIPLGDYITQGLKQLLDAQQLCDVTLLVEGKKLMCHRVLLAAVSPYFRAMFTSPLVESRLTEIRLEEVTPFIMETVIQFVYTGHAALSLDTAEDLFVAANRLQVMPLQDLCSRFLFEHLSVENCLGMYSLARSHHDQLLLRASLRLVGQHFPRVARQRDFLLLDPGTLGSLLESDRLGVEAEMEVYNAARRWAEYQPADRYAHMPSLLRHLRPGLLGPDESNRLNKELGPLASTESMGGPLKPREGMFEKKIVCVDLRPREHESLQDRDFTVDCFDPPTGKWKKLAAIGSLLCPGCTAVGGRLYVAGGILRSGQVSAALHEYDVVLNRWITRPVLAEPRAMLGLLGCKGFLYALGGCNRSAFLDTCERFDLNALTWESGPRLPLPLRSFACASLRCRLYLLGGTTLEHSRAVVHSGVLIYDTVTKNWSRVALDSGATCLAGGVAVRGGVCAVGGYLRDAAMFMDGNYTQAEPLDATGRVLFFREGRGSVPEQEVVVAVDREAGDRAPSPVVFPGLPRRIAAGGVARWKRRIYVLGGENGSRFYDSIYCWKPGWRSWVQRREKLPVDTGGVSQFGCTTLKFPKKQILARLRAAQQRRGREKRPTRSCRILRIDRVSQDI; from the exons ATGAATGCAGGCATAGGTGGTACAGTTACCTGGCGACCGCAGCCATGGCAGGATGCTGACAGAGGGGGTGGAGAACCTCTCTCAGATAGTGACTCGGAAGAGGAGGATTTTCCAGATGATCACACTATTCCATTGGGGGACTATATAACTCAGG GCTTAAAGCAGCTGCTTGATGCTCAACAGCTGTGTGATGTCACTCTTTTGGTGGAGGGAAAGAAGTTAATGTGCCACAG AGTCCTTCTAGCAGCGGTCAGTCCATATTTCCGCGCCATGTTCACCAGCCCTCTTGTAGAGTCCCGTCTTACCGAGATCCGCCTGGAAGAAGTGACACCCTTCATTATGGAGACAGTCATCCAATTTGTTTATACAGGACATGCAGCTCTTAGTCTGGACACAGCTGAGGATTTGTTCGTGGCAGCCAATCGTCTTCAAGTGATGCCCTTGCAGGACCTTTGCTCTAG ATTCCTTTTCGAACACCTTTCTGTGGAGAATTGCCTAGGTATGTACTCGCTGGCTCGTTCCCATCATGACCAGCTCCTCCTCCGGGCGTCTTTGAGACTAGTGGGTCAGCACTTCCCTCGAGTGGCACGGCAGCGGGACTTCCTTCTTTTGGATCCAGGAACTCTCGGCAGTTTGTTAGAGTCGGATCGGTTGGGTGTGGAGGCTGAGATGGAAGTGTACAACGCGGCGAGACGCTGGGCGGAGTACCAACCTGCTGATCGGTATGCTCACATGCCCAGTCTGCTAAGGCATTTACGCCCTGGTCTTCTGGGCCCCGACGAAAGCAACCGTCTGAATAAAGAACTTGGACCGCTGGCCAGCACGGAGAGCATGGGAGGGCCGCTAAAACCACGAGAAGGCATGTTCGAGAAGAAAATAGTCTGTGTGGATCTAAGGCCGAGAGAGCATGAGTCTTTACAAGACCGGGATTTCACGGTGGATTGCTTTGACCCGCCTACCGGGAAGTGGAAGAAGCTTGCAGCCATTGGCTCGTTGCTCTGCCCCGGCTGCACTGCTGTTGGAGGTCGACTCTATGTGGCGGGTGGCATTCTGAGGAGCGGCCAAGTGTCAGCTGCACTTCATGAGTACGATGTAGTGCTGAACCGCTGGATTACGCGGCCAGTGTTGGCTGAACCACGGGCTATGTTGGGGCTTCTCGGATGCAAAGGTTTCTTGTACGCTTTGGGTGGTTGTAACCGATCAGCGTTTCTAGACACCTGTGAAAGATTTGACCTTAACGCACTGACCTGGGAATCAGGACCACGTTTGCCGTTGCCGTTACGTTCTTTCGCTTGCGCCTCCCTCCGCTGTCGCCTTTACCTGCTAGGAGGTACCACACTTGAGCACAGTAGGGCTGTGGTGCATTCTGGCGTGCTTATATATGACACTGTTACAAAGAACTGGAGCCGCGTTGCTTTAGACTCTGGCGCCACCTGTCTGGCTGGAGGAGTAGCTGTACGTGGAGGTGTCTGCGCTGTTGGTGGTTACCTGCGTGATGCCGCTATGTTCATGGACGGCAACTACACCCAGGCCGAGCCACTGGACGCAACAGGAAGAGTGCTGTTCTTCCGAGAAGGGAGGGGATCGGTACCAGAGCAGGAGGTGGTGGTTGCAGTAGACAGAGAGGCTGGCGATCGCGCTCCTAGTCCCGTGGTTTTTCCAGGACTCCCAAGACGCATCGCCGCTGGAGGTGTGGCCAGGTGGAAGCGTAGGATTTACGTGTTGGGTGGTGAGAACGGATCGAGGTTTTATGATAGCATATACTGCTGGAAACCTGGCTGGCGTAGCTGGGTGCAGAGACGGGAGAAGTTACCGGTAGATACGGGTGGAGTTAGTCAGTTCGGATGCACTACTTTGAAGTTCCCCAAAAAACAGATCCTAGCGCGGCTTAGGGCTGCACAGCAGAGACGGGGGAGAGAGAAAAGGCCGACCCGCTCGTGCAGGATCTTGAGGATTGATAGAGTGAGTCAGGATATTTGA
- the si:dkey-260j18.2 gene encoding kelch-like protein diablo isoform X1 — MMNAGIGGTVTWRPQPWQDADRGGGEPLSDSDSEEEDFPDDHTIPLGDYITQGLKQLLDAQQLCDVTLLVEGKKLMCHRVLLAAVSPYFRAMFTSPLVESRLTEIRLEEVTPFIMETVIQFVYTGHAALSLDTAEDLFVAANRLQVMPLQDLCSRFLFEHLSVENCLGMYSLARSHHDQLLLRASLRLVGQHFPRVARQRDFLLLDPGTLGSLLESDRLGVEAEMEVYNAARRWAEYQPADRYAHMPSLLRHLRPGLLGPDESNRLNKELGPLASTESMGGPLKPREGMFEKKIVCVDLRPREHESLQDRDFTVDCFDPPTGKWKKLAAIGSLLCPGCTAVGGRLYVAGGILRSGQVSAALHEYDVVLNRWITRPVLAEPRAMLGLLGCKGFLYALGGCNRSAFLDTCERFDLNALTWESGPRLPLPLRSFACASLRCRLYLLGGTTLEHSRAVVHSGVLIYDTVTKNWSRVALDSGATCLAGGVAVRGGVCAVGGYLRDAAMFMDGNYTQAEPLDATGRVLFFREGRGSVPEQEVVVAVDREAGDRAPSPVVFPGLPRRIAAGGVARWKRRIYVLGGENGSRFYDSIYCWKPGWRSWVQRREKLPVDTGGVSQFGCTTLKFPKKQILARLRAAQQRRGREKRPTRSCRILRIDRVSQDI; from the exons ATG ATGAATGCAGGCATAGGTGGTACAGTTACCTGGCGACCGCAGCCATGGCAGGATGCTGACAGAGGGGGTGGAGAACCTCTCTCAGATAGTGACTCGGAAGAGGAGGATTTTCCAGATGATCACACTATTCCATTGGGGGACTATATAACTCAGG GCTTAAAGCAGCTGCTTGATGCTCAACAGCTGTGTGATGTCACTCTTTTGGTGGAGGGAAAGAAGTTAATGTGCCACAG AGTCCTTCTAGCAGCGGTCAGTCCATATTTCCGCGCCATGTTCACCAGCCCTCTTGTAGAGTCCCGTCTTACCGAGATCCGCCTGGAAGAAGTGACACCCTTCATTATGGAGACAGTCATCCAATTTGTTTATACAGGACATGCAGCTCTTAGTCTGGACACAGCTGAGGATTTGTTCGTGGCAGCCAATCGTCTTCAAGTGATGCCCTTGCAGGACCTTTGCTCTAG ATTCCTTTTCGAACACCTTTCTGTGGAGAATTGCCTAGGTATGTACTCGCTGGCTCGTTCCCATCATGACCAGCTCCTCCTCCGGGCGTCTTTGAGACTAGTGGGTCAGCACTTCCCTCGAGTGGCACGGCAGCGGGACTTCCTTCTTTTGGATCCAGGAACTCTCGGCAGTTTGTTAGAGTCGGATCGGTTGGGTGTGGAGGCTGAGATGGAAGTGTACAACGCGGCGAGACGCTGGGCGGAGTACCAACCTGCTGATCGGTATGCTCACATGCCCAGTCTGCTAAGGCATTTACGCCCTGGTCTTCTGGGCCCCGACGAAAGCAACCGTCTGAATAAAGAACTTGGACCGCTGGCCAGCACGGAGAGCATGGGAGGGCCGCTAAAACCACGAGAAGGCATGTTCGAGAAGAAAATAGTCTGTGTGGATCTAAGGCCGAGAGAGCATGAGTCTTTACAAGACCGGGATTTCACGGTGGATTGCTTTGACCCGCCTACCGGGAAGTGGAAGAAGCTTGCAGCCATTGGCTCGTTGCTCTGCCCCGGCTGCACTGCTGTTGGAGGTCGACTCTATGTGGCGGGTGGCATTCTGAGGAGCGGCCAAGTGTCAGCTGCACTTCATGAGTACGATGTAGTGCTGAACCGCTGGATTACGCGGCCAGTGTTGGCTGAACCACGGGCTATGTTGGGGCTTCTCGGATGCAAAGGTTTCTTGTACGCTTTGGGTGGTTGTAACCGATCAGCGTTTCTAGACACCTGTGAAAGATTTGACCTTAACGCACTGACCTGGGAATCAGGACCACGTTTGCCGTTGCCGTTACGTTCTTTCGCTTGCGCCTCCCTCCGCTGTCGCCTTTACCTGCTAGGAGGTACCACACTTGAGCACAGTAGGGCTGTGGTGCATTCTGGCGTGCTTATATATGACACTGTTACAAAGAACTGGAGCCGCGTTGCTTTAGACTCTGGCGCCACCTGTCTGGCTGGAGGAGTAGCTGTACGTGGAGGTGTCTGCGCTGTTGGTGGTTACCTGCGTGATGCCGCTATGTTCATGGACGGCAACTACACCCAGGCCGAGCCACTGGACGCAACAGGAAGAGTGCTGTTCTTCCGAGAAGGGAGGGGATCGGTACCAGAGCAGGAGGTGGTGGTTGCAGTAGACAGAGAGGCTGGCGATCGCGCTCCTAGTCCCGTGGTTTTTCCAGGACTCCCAAGACGCATCGCCGCTGGAGGTGTGGCCAGGTGGAAGCGTAGGATTTACGTGTTGGGTGGTGAGAACGGATCGAGGTTTTATGATAGCATATACTGCTGGAAACCTGGCTGGCGTAGCTGGGTGCAGAGACGGGAGAAGTTACCGGTAGATACGGGTGGAGTTAGTCAGTTCGGATGCACTACTTTGAAGTTCCCCAAAAAACAGATCCTAGCGCGGCTTAGGGCTGCACAGCAGAGACGGGGGAGAGAGAAAAGGCCGACCCGCTCGTGCAGGATCTTGAGGATTGATAGAGTGAGTCAGGATATTTGA
- the slc5a2 gene encoding sodium/glucose cotransporter 2 isoform X1, with translation MKNGTENHVTINNPADISVIIGYFVLVIAVGIWSTLRTNRGTVGGYFLAGRTMTWWPVGTSLFASNIGSGHFVGLAGTAAASGIAVGSFEWNVSRTFLIHTNNVFSHWLHFSEFVNSACSVLQALFIVLLLGWVFVPVYLTAGVITMPQYLKKRFGGSRISLYLSVISLFLYIFTKISVDMFSGAVFIQQALGWNIYVAVIALLCITALYTVTGGLAALMYTDTVQTFVIIAGAFVLMGFSFHEVGGYSALLEKYSSALPSQTLSLKPLEYNISKHCYTPREDAFNLLRDPTTGDLPWPGVILGIAIIGSWYWCSDQVIVQRCLAARSLTHVKAGCILCGYLKLLPMFLMVIPGMISRVLYPDEVGCVVPEVCKEVCGTEVGCSNIAYPKLVVSVMPTGLRGLMLAVMLAALMSSLASIFNSSSTLFTMDIWTRIRPQARDSELMVVGRVWILCIVGISICWIPVVQAAQSGQLFDYIQSVTSYLAPPIAAVFFLAIFVKRINESGAFWGLMGGLAIGLCRMIPEFAYGSGSCLFPSSCPKIICGVHYLYFAIILFFCTAILVLILSYCTPPIEDIHLHRLVFSLRHSKEERIDLDWEEEERGRNARREAEENKRAVTDEEQNEGGERSIIRKIIGWFCGTNDTQAPEPTEEEFAKASKQLPDISENPLWRNMVNANALIMMSVAVFCWGFYA, from the exons atgaaaaacgGTACAGAGAACCATGTCACCATCAACAATCCTGCTGACATCAGCGTGATCATTGGCTATTTTGTGTTGGTTATTGCTGTAGGAATATGG TCTACGTTAAGGACTAATCGTGGTACAGTGGGTGGGTACTTTCTTGCTGGTCGCACAATGACGTGGTGGCCT GTGGGAACATCTCTTTTCGCCAGCAACATTGGCAGTGGCCATTTTGTTGGCCTTGCTGGTACAGCGGCAGCTAGTGGAATAGCCGTCGGGAGTTTTGAATGGAATGTAAGCAGGACATTCttaatacatacaaataatgtattttctcATTGGTTGCATTTCAGTGAGTTCGTAAATTCAGCTTGTTCTGTTTTGCAggcattatttattgttttgctgCTGGGCTGGGTGTTCGTCCCTGTTTATTTAACTGCAGGG GTGATTACAATGCCCCAGTACCTCAAGAAAAGATTTGGAGGGTCTAGAATTAGTCTGTACCTCTCTGtcatttcactttttctttacattttcacaaagaTTTCT GTGGATATGTTCTCAGGAGCGGTGTTTATACAACAGGCTCTTGGATGGAATATCTATGTTGCAGTAATTGCATTACTCTGTATAACAGCACTATATACTGTAACAG GAGGGCTGGCAGCGCTCATGTATACAGATACAGTCCAGACCTTTGTTATCATTGCTGGAGCTTTCGTCCTCATGGGATTCT CCTTCCATGAAGTTGGAGGTTACAGTGCTTTACTTGAGAAGTACAGCTCAGCTTTACCATCTCAGACACTGTCTCTCAAACCTCTGGAATATAACATCTCCAAACATTGCTACACTCCACGTGAGGATGCCTTTAATCTGCTCAGAGATCCCACGACTGGAGATCTGCCGTGGCCCGGTGTCATACTTGGCATTGCAATTATTGGTAGCTGGTACTGGTGTTCCGATCAG gTGATTGTGCAGCGATGTTTGGCCGCCCGTAGTCTGACTCATGTTAAGGCTGGATGTATATTGTGTGGGTATCTGAAACTGCTCCCCATGTTTCTCATGGTGATTCCAGGCATGATCAGCAGAGTGCTTTACCCtg ATGAGGTGGGCTGTGTGGTACCAGAGGTCTGCAAGGAAGTGTGCGGCACAGAGGTTGGTTGCTCCAACATTGCCTACCCCAAACTTGTGGTTTCAGTTATGCCAACAg GTCTCCGAGGTTTAATGTTGGCAGTCATGTTAGCAGCACTCATGAGTTCTCTAGCATCTATCTTCAACAGCAGCAGCACCTTGTTTACCATGGACATTTGGACTCGGATCCGACCTCAAGCTAGAGACTCAGAACTCATGGTTGTCGGAAG GGTTTGGATACTCTGCATTGTTGGCATAAGCATTTGCTGGATCCCAGTGGTCCAAGCAGCCCAAAGTGGTCAACTGTTTGACTATATTCAATCTGTGACTAGCTACTTAGCACCACCTATTGCAGCAGTCTTCTTCCTTGCCATTTTTGTAAAGAGGATCAATGAGTCA GGGGCTTTCTGGGGCCTGATGGGAGGACTGGCTATTGGTCTCTGCCGCATGATACCCGAGTTTGCCTATGGTTCAGGAAGCTGTCTATTCCCCTCTAGCTGCCCGAAAATTATATGTGGAGTCCATTACCTATATTTTGCCATTATCCTATTCTTCTGTACTGCTATCCTGGTGCTAATCCTAAGCTACTGCACTCCACCTATAGAAGACATACAC CTTCATCGCCTTGTGTTCAGCTTACGGCACTCTAAAGAAGAAAGGATCGATCTGGACTGGGAAGAGGAAGAGCGGGGTAGGAATGCCAGAAGAGAGGCAGAGGAAAATAAAAGGGCAGTAACGGATGAGGAACAAA ATGAAGGTGGTGAAAGATCTATAATCAGGAAGATAATCGGTTGGTTTTGTGGCACAAACGACACTCAGGCCCCAGAGCCCACAGAAGAGGAATTTGCCAAAGCTTCAAAACAACTGCCTGACATAAGCGAAAACCCTCTGTGGAGGAATATGGTCAATGCTAATGCTTTAATAATGATGTCTGTTGCTGTATTTTGCTGGGGGTTCTATGCATGA